The sequence below is a genomic window from Silene latifolia isolate original U9 population chromosome 7, ASM4854445v1, whole genome shotgun sequence.
atgaccaaTTTGTGTAAGTGAGTCTACACCAACGCGACATAATATTTAATTGGGTCGAATTTGGGTTAAAAAGTTCATGATCCGTTTACATGTGACATGAACATGACTCCGatacgacccgatctgtttgccaggtctacttgCGGGTGGTTGATATATTAAATGTACCAACCGACAAGTATTCGTTACCCATCAAATTGTGTATAACCCGATTAGTTTTAACAagccatttttatttttcaatatCTTATCCAAGATCTGATCAAGGTCATTTCAACAAATTATTCTAGGTTGGGTTGAGTTTGGATAAAGTCATTTTGAAGTCTATCGTATAGGGTTACATGTAAGGTAAAAGAATCAATGACATGGTTATTTAGGATTTTCATAATTTCTCATAAACtcaaattgtaatttttgattgGTAATCTTTGGTGAATCAAGTCATTTTCAATTGTGTGGTTTTGGGTTGGATAACTCCAGTTTAGCTAATCTGAAGTCATTTCTTATCAAGTCTCTTTGGAACTTCAGGTCATTCGGGACACTTTAAGTCcggtaatgtaacacccccacttattAAGCAGCCTTAAGAAGACCTTCCCTAGTAAGTAAGGGCGTCATCATCTCGATTGCCTGagtaagtatatcaaatagatcaTAAAAAAACAATTAATAAACTCTTTACAACTTACAGCGgaaaaaaaaacaactcaactATGATAACATAAGAAAATACAACTGGTAAAAATACTATCGTCCAACGACCGACTCTATGTCATACGACCTCTCCAATCCAGTAGCTACATCGAGACAACAACCATAGCAACCTGAAAAGTctcactgctcaccatttgccggcaatatcaaatggatcaccacagacaCAGAAAACAAGAAGAAACACAACAGACACCACATAAATCAGTAACATGATATAAAGACAGTAACAACAAAGCTATACAATGGAACAGTACAAACTCAAGACCACCAATTGCCGAGCTCCACCACTCCAACTCCATAGTATCCGATGGTTCCCATCGTATAACGGGTAACCTGCACCGCCATGGGAGACCACAGCCTTgccatctaagccccgctcaccgcaacgagcgaacccaaatcattaatgtgcacatcccccttgtgacgggagccagaaggggcgaacatgggggtgaagaccatctcctgACAATGACTCCACAATCAATACCAAAACCGCTACTACAACGCCACACCATAACCACGCCGTGGTAATCAAATTCATACAGTATAACACTCACAATAAAAGCTaacacaacaacaatcaatcaatcaaacaaTAACTGAAACTGAGTAAGGAAATCCTACCTTCGCGCTACTCCACAGAAATACATCAACCACATCGTGCCTAGCAAGAATCCACATCATTTCCTTGGAGAATAATCAAATGTCGACGGCGACGACCCGACTCGATGACTTCATGCATAAGCTATCTCCATCCCCGGATTAGGGTTCATGGCTAAAACATGATTGGATAGTGAGAGATGAGAGGATTGATGAAACGTATGACGGAAATGAATTAAGTTGTAACCTCCACGTTATATAATAACACGCTGTCAGacgcgtactcggtcgagtatggaacatactcggccgagtacaccgcactcggtcgagtacgaaagatactcggccgagtgacccttACTAGGTCGAGTATCTAGTCAAGAACGTAATATAACTCTCCCTTCCATCTCTTACTAAGGGTCTCACATGGTCATTAGGCCAGTCAACGGGTTCCTAACAGAGCGGGTATTACAGGTAATTTCAGTTTGGGTCAAGTTATTTTAGCTCAATCGGGTCAAGTTAGAGTcattttttgggtcattttcgaATCTCAAGTCATCCTCATCGAGTCGAGTCAGTTTTACCAGATCACTTTCAGCACAAGTGATTATTATCTCTAAATTTCCAAAATTTCGATGAGAAATGacttcttaaattaattttgaaaaaaaaaaatcttaaaatGGTAACACTCTCAAAATGTTGGGGTTATGTAGGGATAATAGGCCACCCACATGAGTAGATAAGATAAAAAATAGAATGTTCAGGGAATTATAAACAAATTGTCTTTATCCTGTTATATGAGTTTATTTAACCCGTTATAAACTTGATACGAATATtgaccgtcacaaatgagaatttgttacGTAGGGAGGCGTAGGAAATGATAAATAGTTGATACTTGAGTCAACAAATAGGAAGGTTTAATGAACAAATAGGAAGGTTTAATTTGAAAGATACGTCGTCGGTATTAGTATTAGCAGGTGTCAAACGGGACTCAACGTCTTCGAGCACTGTGACGTGCGGGCCCCACTTCTGTCGGCTTGTCGTTTGGAGTGGAGCGTAATGGACCCCATTTGTTTCTATTCATCTCGTGAGAGACTTGACATTTGACACTCCATCCATCCGGATCCCACCCACGGGTCTCTCACCCCTTTCTCTATTTTAACTTGCCTCTTATTTTACGTTTAATTTTCTTCTTCAATAAAGTCTCCTCTTAATAGTTAAAACAGGTATATTCGTTTTAAGTAGACCTAACAAATAGATTAATCGAGTCGTTTTCGGATGGGTAAATTTCGGATCGAGTTATTTCGGGTCTGTAGACTTTGGGTCGGGCCAAGTTATTTTCGGGTcaactattatcaagttatttgtgGATTAAATATTCGGGGCGGGTTATATTAAGTAGATCAATTCAGGTTCGAATCTTGAGTTCAGAAgccgagttgggtaatttaagCCGGGACAATTTTGCCATGTCTAGACTCTTAAAATTAAAACGAATCGAATTAAATACAGCACAAAATCAAAGGAAATGTGAAAAAAgtattttaataataacaataatgcaTGACAAATCTACCACTTGTACCTCGATAATTTGCACGGTAGAAGTTACTATAAATAGACATGATAACTATTGACTGATACATCTAAAAATAGAAAATGATAACTATTGACCGAGACAAAAGGAGTAGCTTGCAATTTAAGTTGTAAGTAAGTGTACAAACCAAATCATTGGACTTGCTTTAAAAAATTTCAAGTTAAGAATAAGAGCTTGCCTGGTATCCATGGAATAATCAAGAGGTAAATTTTAATCGGGTGATAATTACCGGGGAAGTTAATTACTTGGGTAATGAGTTTCTTGATGATAGGTTTGGTATATTGTAATGATTACTGAGGAGATGTTTTACTCTCATAATCATTATCTAGGGAGGAGGGTggggtatccgtcacaaacaagagacgggtaccatattgtctcacaaaaaacccataggGGGTGAAAGAAGGAGCACATGGGATGGGtacccaccttgtcccctctacccatttctaCTCATAAAATACCCGTCGCAAGATccgacccgtcacaagcaagacttattgATGAGGGTAATAGATTCAGAATGTGAATATTTACTCTCATACCAAACATGAAAAATGCACCTTACATATCACTCCCCTATTCATTTCCCCCATTTTActctcaatccaagcaagccctaaaAGTAAAGAAATAATCGGGAAGGAATCCCCTAGAACTAGTAGACCTGGGAAACGGGTCAACTAGACCGGGTTTGGGTAGGGTCAATTTTGAATTTGCCAGCTTTGGGTCGCGCCGAGTTATTTCGTGTTCAAGTCATTTTCTGGTcaactattatcaagttattcATAGATAATAATCAGACTTTTCAACAATAAACTTTCGGATAGGGTTATATGGGTCGGGTCAACTCGAATTCAGGTCTAGCTCAAATCTTAAACTCAGACATCAGATCGATTTATTCAGATCGGGTCAATTTTACCGGAGCTACTAGAAGCGGAGGAAGGATAACATTTTGTTTTAGCAAAAAGCAAAAATTGACCCCCAAAACAAAtttgttttacaaaaaaaaagaaaaaggtggGCAGAACAACAGACAAGGTGAGGACCCACCATAATCACTATCTCCACCTAAAATTCCCCCTTTCATTTCCCACAAAACAAACACCTTCAACCCcataaacaaaaaaaacacacaaacacaACATTCATTCTCCTCTCTTCTCTTAAACAACAAAAAATCAAAAGTTTCTCTCTCAAAGATCACAGCTTTCTTACACTAGAAGCTTAGTTTTAATGGAGTTAGGAAGTGGGTCATCAGATTCTTCAACAGTTGATCAAAATCATGATCATGGTCATCAAATGTTGAATTATGAAGTTTGTGATGAATCTTCTGAACTTGAATTAGGTCTTGGTTTAAGTCTTGGTTCTTCTAAAATTCATCACCAAATTCCAAGGATTTTAACTGCTAATGATTTGCAGCAGCCTTGTTCTACTAATCTTGCTGCTGCTGGTGTTGGTGTTGTTTCTCCtccttcatcttcatcttcttcctgtTCTTCTCTTGGTTTAAGACCTTCTACTAAATCTGCTCTTACTAATATTAATACTAACACTACTAATATTAGTAATAAAAACGTTTCTGTTGCTGTTGGTACTAAAAGGGCTGCTTCTCCTACTGGTGTCAGGTAATTtcatcttttccttttttttttttcctttttttaattagcactaattcttgtttaagaccgtcttaagtgAACCCGGGTCCTTATAATTAGTCCCATATAACAATATGAGTTAGTATTTGACCTGTTTTATTATTAAGACGGATATGACCGGGAGACCAACCTGGTTTTTTTTTGCTGCTTTTGTTTTTTGGGGTAAATTATGATAATTTGTGGTGGGTTTTTATCAGAAAAAATAACCAATTTGGAAAATGTCCATGTAGTTAGTTCTAATTTTAGGTTAATTGGGTTTGGTTTTCTGTATTTGGATGTTGATTTCATGTTCTTATCATAATTAATTTGGTAATTGAAAGagttaatactccctccgtctcaatcatttgtttacatttgattgaAATACCCCTGGGACGGAGGACGTaaataaagataaacaaatgattgggacggagggcgTAATCCTTAATTTTTGAGGATATCTGTAGGATGAATTTTGATGGGGTTGTTGTTTAATTTGTGAACAGTCAAGTGGTGGGATGGCCACCTATAAGGTCATACAGGATGAACAGTATGGCTAACCAAGCAAAATCAATTGCTACTGGTGAACACAACTCACAGTTTGATGAAATTAAAGGGAAAAATGGAATCTTTGCTGAAGACAAAGGAAATGTCTGTTCTAAGGATAGAGTAGCCAATAAAGGCTCTATGTTTGTGAAAGTGAATATGGACGGTGTCGCTATTGGAAGGAAGGTTGATCTCACTGCTCATTCGAGCTACGAGTCTTTAGCACAAACTCTGGAGGAGATGTTCACCAACAATGGTGCTGAAAGTGAGTTCTTTCACATTGCTCTTTCGTAGCATGAATTTGGGGTTTTATGTTTTGTATCATGAAGTAACAAAGTGTCTCTGCATTTTAAGAGTCCATTGTCATTATGTTTTACCCGGAACAAATTCCGTTTGTGTCATAACAGAACCGCAGAAGTTTGATGCTAGTTAGTGAGATTTTTGAGTGCTTAGCTGCTTGCAGATAGAGTACCTTCTTGAATGCATGCGAACTACGTACTGTGATTTTTGGTTGAAGATATTTGTATGACAATGTAGAAGTTTGATGCTAGTTAACGTATTACATATTCGTTTAAGCGCATACTGAATTAGGCAGCCATGCTTAGATGTGTTTCTTCTTCTGCTAGGGAGAAGGGGGGTGTCACTGAAAGTGTAAACTCGTAGCAATATCAAATGTAATTGTTGAAAGCAACTCTCCTACGGCCTATGGGATTGGATCTGTGATGTTTATGAGTAGTTGCAAGTTGCAGCCGTAGTACGGGAACGGCTGAAATACTGATGTTACTGCAGAAACTTATGAATGTAACTTTGATGATGGTTAAGTTGAGCTTGATGTTACTTTTAATGTTTGGAAAATAACTATTGATTGATATATGCGACCACCAGAAACAAATGCAGAGGAGCTTATATTGATGCCGAAAGTGACAAGACCTTCGAAGCTGTTGGATGGAACGTCTGATTTCGTGCTCACATATGAAGacaaagatggagattggatgctTGTTGGTGATGTGCCTTGGGGGTATGTACTATCTAGTTGCTTTCGCATATTTATGGACCTTTCATGTTTATCAACAATCATGCTTCTACACTTTATAATGTTTCATGTCTCGTGTCCCATTGTCGACCGCTCAAATTGACAAATTTGCTCTTAGCACTTGGGAGTGTGATGGATACAATTTCACTAAATCTATAAGTTTTGGCTTTGTTTTGACTTTATGTTACCCATTGGCGGTCTACCCTATAAGGACCCGGGATCCTCCATTGTCCAGTTTTTAGCCGAAAGTCTTAAAATTTTTGTAAGCTTCAGTATATTCAGCGAAAACAATTTTTTTTGGGATTTCTGTGTTACCTTGACGCGTCTTTGTGTTTGTTTGCTGCGTTTTGGCATGACAATTCAACACGGCTAACATTACTTTTACGCCACCCACGAACATCAGTTTTTCACAAAATTACAGCCAGTGTGTATAACTTCTTTCAAAATTTCAGTCACAATGAATTGTGAAGCTTTACATTTATGTAACTTACCTTCATGCTGTGGCCATCAGTTTTACTCTGGTAGTTATTATAACTGTATCAGTGAGATTTGCATTTTACTGTGACTTCATGAAGTGATCAGCAGTAACTTTGATGCATGTATCAATGCTGAATGCAATGTGCCATCCCCATTTAATTTGTGTATTAATTATGTCATTGTCCTGTAAATGGTAGATGTACTATTGGTTAGCTAAGCAGACAGTGAAGGCATGCATGCATTAATGTCAATATTGAAAATTTGTCTCATTTGCAAAGAACAGCTATTGTTTGGTTTCGAGTTGTCCTTATTTCTTTGCCATTGATGATCTTGTTATGCTGTTGAGCAACCAAACTGCTACTTATTGTCGAAAGTAGGCCCGTTAAAACTTCAATTCAAACTGAAAGCTTGTTGGCTGAGATGTAGGAATGATAGCGCTAAAAATGTAAAAGCCGTCTTATATCTGTCTACATAATGACGCCGCTTGAATCCCGTAAAATAGTTTTTAGAAACAATAATTTGTCTTCAGAACTATGGCATTGAACGTTGATCCATGTATCGCTTGTTGCGACTTGATCTCAGTAGAAAATGGAATGCTTAGAAGTTAGCAGTGACTTAGCACCCTTAAATGTTACTGGCACCATCTACCGAAATTTGTGACCTTTGTTAAGCTCCCATTATTTACCACGCAGGATGTTTGTTACCTCAGTGAAGCGGCTTAAAATCATGAGGACTTCTGATGCTAATGGACTTGGTAAGCCTCTATCGTTTCAATTCACAACCTGATTTTCGTTAGTTTTTGGAGAGACGGTTTCATAAAAGTATTTGTGCCCTTAAATTTTGGTCAACTCTATGTAAAGTGATTCTTAGTTTCTGAATTGGCAGCTCCAAGAACAGAAGACAGAAGTTCGAAGCAAAAACGCAGACCGATATAAGTCCCTCTTTGCGAAACAAGATGAAGATAATACAAGAAAGACCTTAGATGCTGAATACTCTCTTAATGTTGCCTTATTTTACCAcaagttttgtttgtttattttgtcttttggtttgtagTACATGTGTCGTGGAGACCGGCTTGAGTCACTGTAAATATATATGGGGTGCTAGTATGTAAGTCTGCATACTAAACTAATGTTTCTTCTATTGGTTTCCGACTGTTTTCTCGTCTTTGCTTCTTCACATTTTGTATTTGTATGGTAATAACTAATATCGAGTGCAAATGAGTTCAATTGAATTGATTGAGATTTGATCGAGCCTATTTCAAGTTGGGGTAACTAACTTCATTATCAATAACCCAAACACCCTTTTTCTTGTTTAAACTGCCTGAACTTACGACTGCTTGCGCAGGTTTCGACTTTTGAGAGGTCTTAAGTTAAGACGGCCTTGGCCCAAAGTCCGAGGAGAGTAGGGAAGAGGGTTGAGAAAGAGGGGTCAGAATGGTCAGATGGTCCAAATCGTTGAATTAAATGTGGAATAATCATGATGGTCAGCTGTCAGGAAATGGGGTCACTGCATTCAGTTGAAGACTTGGGGCACTTCATAAATGTTTCTGAATCCtgaataattcatctccttcaaCCCCATACATAGGTTGGACCAAACTCTATTTACCTGAATAATGCAGTAACAAAAAAAAGTCTACCAACAAAAATAGTAAAAAAGGTCACtattttaatcaacttttgctGTTAGAACCCTTTCCAGGACAAAATAGTTCTACCATTTTGGTATTGAGTTGTTGCCTGTGCTTCACAAGTCGCAAACTCGCAATGTATGTCACCTGTTTTTTTTTCCGGCAAATGGATTAATACTTGCCAAGTTGCCATGCACAAATTGACATAAACGGCGGCCTCAGTGGTCCTACTAAAAGTGATCTTGGTAAGTAGTGTTTGTCTCTCTAGAGGGTCATCCTAATGAGGTGGTCGGTTCGACCCCTACATGGCATGTGGTCCGCGCTCAGGCCGGCCCGAACCGTGACATACATGGGCTGGTTCAGGGCCTCACCTTTTCCAGCCTCACCTGCCCTGATCTACCCTATGTCCTGTTACTCTTGTCCAACCCGCCCCCTAAATCATGATCCAA
It includes:
- the LOC141591850 gene encoding auxin-responsive protein IAA12-like → MELGSGSSDSSTVDQNHDHGHQMLNYEVCDESSELELGLGLSLGSSKIHHQIPRILTANDLQQPCSTNLAAAGVGVVSPPSSSSSSCSSLGLRPSTKSALTNINTNTTNISNKNVSVAVGTKRAASPTGVSQVVGWPPIRSYRMNSMANQAKSIATGEHNSQFDEIKGKNGIFAEDKGNVCSKDRVANKGSMFVKVNMDGVAIGRKVDLTAHSSYESLAQTLEEMFTNNGAEKTNAEELILMPKVTRPSKLLDGTSDFVLTYEDKDGDWMLVGDVPWGMFVTSVKRLKIMRTSDANGLAPRTEDRSSKQKRRPI